From Pseudonocardia autotrophica, one genomic window encodes:
- the rpsS gene encoding 30S ribosomal protein S19 — translation MPRSLKKGPFVDDHLLKKVDALNESGKKTVIRTWSRRSTIIPDMIGHTIAVHDGRKHVPVFVSDSMVGHKLGEFAPTRTFRGHIKDDRKARRR, via the coding sequence ATGCCGCGCAGCCTGAAGAAGGGCCCCTTCGTGGACGACCACCTGCTCAAGAAGGTGGACGCCCTCAACGAGTCCGGCAAGAAGACCGTCATCCGTACGTGGTCCCGTCGGTCCACGATCATTCCGGACATGATCGGTCACACCATTGCGGTGCACGACGGCCGCAAGCACGTGCCGGTGTTCGTGTCCGACTCGATGGTCGGGCACAAGCTGGGCGAGTTCGCCCCGACCCGGACCTTCCGGGGACACATCAAGGACGACCGCAAGGCGCGTCGGCGCTAG
- the rplB gene encoding 50S ribosomal protein L2: MAIRKYKPTTSGRRGSSVADFAEITRDHPEKSLLRPLHNRGGRNVHGRVTARHQGGGHKRAYRLIDFRRNDKDGIPAKVAHIEYDPNRTSRIALLHYADGEKRYIIAPAKLKQGDPIENGPRADIKVGNNLPLRNIPTGTVVHAIELRPGGGAKIARSAGSGVQLVAKDGPYAQLRMPSGEIRNVDVRCRATIGAVGNAEHANINWGKAGRMRWKGKRPTVRGVAMNPVDHPHGGGEGKTSGGRHPVNPAGTPEGRTRKNKPSDKLIVRRRRTGKKR; encoded by the coding sequence ATGGCCATTCGTAAGTACAAGCCGACGACCTCGGGCCGCCGTGGCTCGAGCGTCGCGGACTTCGCCGAGATCACCCGGGACCACCCGGAGAAGTCGCTGCTGCGTCCGCTGCACAACCGCGGCGGTCGCAACGTGCACGGGCGGGTCACCGCGCGGCACCAGGGCGGCGGCCACAAGCGCGCCTACCGGCTGATCGACTTCCGTCGTAACGACAAGGACGGAATCCCGGCCAAGGTCGCGCACATCGAGTACGACCCGAACCGCACCTCGCGGATCGCACTGCTGCACTACGCCGACGGCGAGAAGCGCTACATCATCGCGCCGGCCAAGCTGAAGCAGGGCGACCCGATCGAGAACGGTCCGCGGGCCGACATCAAGGTGGGCAACAACCTGCCGCTGCGCAACATCCCGACGGGCACCGTGGTGCACGCGATCGAGCTCCGCCCCGGTGGCGGCGCCAAGATCGCGCGCTCGGCGGGCTCCGGCGTCCAGCTGGTCGCCAAGGACGGGCCCTACGCGCAGCTGCGGATGCCCTCCGGTGAGATCCGCAACGTCGACGTCCGCTGCCGGGCGACGATCGGTGCGGTCGGCAACGCGGAGCACGCCAACATCAACTGGGGCAAGGCGGGCCGGATGCGGTGGAAGGGCAAGCGCCCGACCGTCCGTGGTGTCGCCATGAACCCGGTTGACCACCCGCACGGTGGTGGTGAGGGCAAGACCTCCGGTGGCCGTCACCCGGTCAACCCGGCGGGTACCCCCGAGGGCCGCACTCGCAAGAACAAGCCCTCCGACAAGTTGATCGTCCGCCGGCGCCGTACCGGCAAGAAGCGCTGA
- the rplW gene encoding 50S ribosomal protein L23, whose translation MITDPRDVLRAPVVSEKSYGLLDERQYTFVVAPDANKTQIKIAVEKVFGVKVTSVNTLNRPGKRKRSRTGYGKRKDTKRAIVTLSPESKAIDVFGGPAS comes from the coding sequence GTGATCACGGACCCGCGGGACGTGCTGCGCGCGCCGGTCGTCTCGGAGAAGAGCTACGGGCTGCTCGACGAGCGCCAGTACACCTTCGTCGTCGCACCGGACGCGAACAAGACCCAGATCAAGATCGCCGTGGAGAAGGTGTTCGGGGTCAAGGTGACCAGCGTCAACACGCTGAACCGCCCGGGCAAGCGCAAGCGCTCCCGCACCGGCTACGGCAAGCGCAAGGACACCAAGCGCGCGATCGTCACGCTCTCCCCGGAGAGCAAGGCGATCGACGTCTTCGGTGGCCCGGCGAGCTGA
- the rplD gene encoding 50S ribosomal protein L4 gives MSTVQIKTPEGTASGSVELPEHVFDTTANIALMHQVVTAQLNAARQGSHDTKTRAEVRGGGRKPYRQKGTGRARQGSVRAPQFAGGGIVHGPTPRDYSQRTPKKMKAAALRGALSDRARAGRVHVVSEFLAEGTPSTKAARKVLGTVLPGAESSRVLAVVERGAETTLLSLRNLPQVHLIAPDQLNTHDVLINDVVLFTQAALDEFLAGPIAKPKAAGRRAGTAEEADK, from the coding sequence GTGAGCACCGTGCAGATCAAGACCCCCGAGGGCACCGCGAGCGGCAGCGTCGAGCTGCCCGAGCACGTCTTCGACACGACGGCGAACATCGCGCTGATGCACCAGGTGGTGACCGCGCAGCTGAACGCGGCCCGCCAGGGTTCGCACGACACCAAGACCCGGGCCGAGGTCCGCGGTGGTGGCCGCAAGCCGTACCGGCAGAAGGGCACCGGTCGCGCCCGTCAGGGCTCGGTCCGCGCGCCGCAGTTCGCCGGCGGTGGCATCGTGCACGGCCCGACTCCGCGGGACTACTCGCAGCGGACCCCGAAGAAGATGAAGGCCGCCGCCCTGCGCGGTGCCCTCTCCGACCGGGCCCGCGCCGGCCGCGTGCACGTCGTGTCCGAGTTCCTGGCCGAGGGCACGCCCTCGACGAAGGCCGCCCGCAAGGTCCTCGGGACCGTGCTGCCGGGCGCCGAGAGCAGCCGGGTGCTGGCCGTCGTCGAGCGTGGCGCCGAGACCACCCTGCTGAGCCTGCGGAACCTGCCGCAGGTCCACCTGATCGCGCCGGATCAGCTGAACACCCACGACGTGCTGATCAACGACGTCGTGCTGTTCACGCAGGCGGCGCTGGACGAGTTCCTCGCCGGCCCGATCGCGAAGCCGAAGGCTGCCGGCCGGCGTGCAGGCACCGCTGAGGAGGCCGACAAGTGA
- the rplC gene encoding 50S ribosomal protein L3 has translation MKTTATKQTKKVTGILGTKLGMTQVFDENNHVVPVTVVQAEPNVVTQVRSEEADGYTAVQLAYGAIDPRKVNKPETGHFSKAGVTPRRHLLELRTSDAADYTPGQEVTVEAFAEVAEVDVVGVTKGKGFAGVMKRHGFHGLGASHGTQRKHRSPGSIGGCATPGRVFKGVRMAGRMGSNRQTTQNLKVHRVDAERGLLLIKGAVPGPRGGLVVVKTPAKGDGK, from the coding sequence ATGAAGACGACTGCAACCAAGCAGACGAAGAAGGTCACCGGGATCCTGGGCACCAAGCTCGGGATGACCCAGGTGTTCGACGAGAACAACCACGTGGTGCCGGTCACCGTCGTTCAGGCCGAGCCGAACGTCGTGACCCAGGTGCGCTCCGAGGAGGCCGACGGCTACACCGCCGTCCAGCTGGCCTACGGCGCCATCGACCCGCGCAAGGTGAACAAGCCGGAGACCGGCCACTTCAGCAAGGCCGGCGTCACGCCGCGCCGCCACCTGCTGGAGCTGCGCACCTCCGACGCCGCCGACTACACGCCGGGCCAGGAGGTCACCGTCGAGGCATTCGCCGAGGTGGCCGAGGTCGACGTGGTCGGCGTGACCAAGGGCAAGGGCTTCGCCGGTGTCATGAAGCGTCACGGCTTCCACGGCCTGGGCGCCTCGCACGGCACCCAGCGCAAGCACCGTTCGCCGGGCTCCATCGGCGGCTGCGCCACCCCTGGCCGCGTGTTCAAGGGTGTGCGGATGGCCGGCCGGATGGGCTCGAACCGCCAGACCACGCAGAACCTGAAGGTTCACCGGGTGGACGCCGAGCGCGGCCTGCTGCTCATCAAGGGCGCGGTCCCCGGTCCCCGCGGTGGGCTCGTCGTGGTGAAGACCCCCGCGAAGGGTGATGGCAAGTGA
- the rpsJ gene encoding 30S ribosomal protein S10, whose amino-acid sequence MAGQKIRIRLKAYDHEAIDASARKIVETVTRTGARVVGPVPLPTEKNVYCVIRSPHKYKDSREHFEMRTHKRLIDILDPTPKTVDALMRIDLPASVDVNIQ is encoded by the coding sequence ATGGCGGGACAGAAGATCCGCATCAGGCTCAAGGCCTATGACCACGAGGCAATCGACGCGTCTGCTCGCAAGATCGTGGAGACGGTGACGCGTACCGGTGCCCGGGTCGTCGGCCCCGTGCCGCTGCCGACCGAGAAGAACGTGTACTGCGTGATCCGCTCACCGCACAAGTACAAGGACTCGCGGGAGCACTTCGAGATGCGCACGCACAAGCGGCTGATCGACATCCTCGACCCGACGCCGAAGACCGTCGACGCGCTCATGCGCATCGACCTCCCGGCGAGCGTCGACGTCAACATCCAGTAG
- the tuf gene encoding elongation factor Tu: MAKAKFERTKPHVNIGTIGHIDHGKTTLTAAITKVLHDKYPNLNEASAFDMIDKAPEERQRGITISIAHVEYQTEKRHYAHVDCPGHADYVKNMITGAAQMDGAILVVAATDGPMPQTREHVLLARQVGVPYIVVALNKADMVDDEEIMELVEMEVRELLSAQDYPGDDLPIVRVSALKALEGDATWGEAIVQLMDAVDEAIPEPERDIEKPFLMPVEDVFTITGRGTVVTGRIERGIVKVNETVDIVGIRPNKTTTTVTGVEMFRKILDEGRAGENVGLLLRGIKRDDVERGQVVVKPGSITPHTEFEGQVYILGKDEGGRHTPFFNNYRPQFYFRTTDVTGVVTLPQGTEMVMPGDNTTMSVQLIQPIAMEEGLQFAIREGGRTVGAGQVTKINS; the protein is encoded by the coding sequence GTGGCGAAGGCGAAGTTCGAGCGGACCAAGCCGCACGTCAACATCGGCACCATCGGTCACATCGACCACGGCAAGACCACGCTGACGGCGGCCATCACCAAGGTTCTGCACGACAAGTACCCGAACCTCAACGAGGCTTCGGCGTTCGACATGATCGACAAGGCGCCGGAAGAGCGCCAGCGCGGTATCACGATCTCGATCGCGCACGTCGAGTACCAGACCGAGAAGCGGCACTACGCGCACGTCGACTGCCCCGGGCACGCCGACTACGTGAAGAACATGATCACCGGTGCCGCCCAGATGGACGGCGCGATCCTGGTGGTCGCCGCGACCGACGGCCCGATGCCCCAGACCCGCGAGCACGTGCTGCTCGCGCGTCAGGTCGGCGTGCCGTACATCGTCGTCGCCCTGAACAAGGCCGACATGGTCGACGACGAGGAGATCATGGAGCTCGTCGAGATGGAGGTCCGTGAGCTGCTGTCGGCTCAGGACTACCCGGGCGACGACCTCCCGATCGTCCGCGTCTCGGCGCTGAAGGCGCTCGAGGGCGACGCGACCTGGGGCGAGGCCATCGTCCAGCTGATGGACGCGGTCGACGAGGCCATCCCGGAGCCCGAGCGGGACATCGAGAAGCCGTTCCTCATGCCGGTCGAGGACGTCTTCACGATCACCGGTCGCGGCACCGTCGTCACCGGCCGCATCGAGCGCGGCATCGTGAAGGTGAACGAGACCGTCGACATCGTCGGCATCCGCCCGAACAAGACCACCACCACGGTCACCGGTGTCGAGATGTTCCGCAAGATCCTCGACGAGGGGCGTGCCGGCGAGAACGTCGGTCTGCTCCTGCGCGGCATCAAGCGGGACGACGTCGAGCGCGGCCAGGTCGTCGTGAAGCCGGGTTCGATCACCCCGCACACCGAGTTCGAGGGCCAGGTCTACATCCTGGGCAAGGACGAGGGCGGCCGTCACACCCCGTTCTTCAACAACTACCGTCCGCAGTTCTACTTCCGGACGACCGACGTGACCGGTGTGGTGACCCTCCCGCAGGGCACCGAGATGGTCATGCCGGGTGACAACACCACCATGAGCGTTCAGCTGATCCAGCCGATCGCCATGGAGGAGGGCCTGCAGTTCGCCATCCGTGAGGGTGGCCGGACCGTGGGTGCCGGACAGGTCACCAAGATCAACTCCTGA